From Cecembia calidifontis, one genomic window encodes:
- a CDS encoding CHAD domain-containing protein — protein MATEPIYNNFLKEHLDQVSQHLSRFFESKGAEDIHQLRVNIKKIKALIQFFEHLEPDTNYKKLFQPIRKLFKQAGEIRELQLHLIRLESLPERDEKNEKKLIAKLEKSINRFLKNKEKWDKYLNRFQENTSQIDLNFEANTLTAYFNSTLLKTNNKLRKGEFHEARMKIKIILYLKSLFTEQQQHAIRINFEFLDQLQEKIGNWHDLLVSHKMSKEKNQEKVILQELETLEKELNATSNTFLQSVFTSTSPA, from the coding sequence ATGGCCACTGAACCCATATACAACAATTTTCTTAAGGAACATTTGGATCAGGTGAGCCAACATCTTAGCCGGTTTTTTGAAAGCAAAGGGGCAGAGGATATCCATCAGCTGAGGGTCAACATCAAAAAAATAAAAGCACTCATCCAATTTTTTGAACATCTGGAGCCGGATACTAATTATAAAAAGCTTTTCCAACCCATAAGGAAACTTTTCAAACAAGCAGGCGAAATCAGAGAGTTGCAACTACATCTGATCAGGCTAGAATCTCTTCCAGAACGTGACGAAAAAAATGAAAAAAAACTAATAGCAAAACTGGAAAAAAGCATAAACAGATTTTTGAAAAATAAGGAGAAATGGGATAAATACCTTAACCGGTTTCAAGAGAATACCTCACAAATCGACCTTAATTTTGAAGCCAATACCCTAACCGCCTATTTCAATAGTACCCTACTCAAAACCAACAACAAACTGAGAAAAGGGGAATTCCATGAAGCCAGGATGAAAATTAAAATTATTCTGTATTTAAAATCACTTTTTACAGAACAACAGCAACATGCTATTCGGATCAATTTTGAGTTTTTGGATCAATTGCAGGAAAAAATAGGGAACTGGCATGATCTGCTGGTCAGTCACAAAATGTCCAAAGAAAAAAATCAGGAGAAAGTGATCCTCCAGGAACTGGAAACCTTGGAAAAAGAGCTCAATGCAACAAGCAATACCTTCCTTCAAAGCGTGTTTACAAGCACTTCGCCCGCTTAA
- a CDS encoding vWA domain-containing protein — MKGFRFTKYIPPKDPEKNTFENLFNIFLQLVTMTGGDVAEALSWLSNLDKRYQLTNPSYGIGDFIEDLKSKGYLTEENQKGEIKITPKAEQSIRKNALEEIFGKLKRSKGGQHKTTHSGPGDEKGTDRRPYSFGDGLDQIALTDSIRNAQVNHGFSGDYLLTEDDLEVVENEYRTQTSTVLMIDISHSMILYGEDRITPAKKVAMALAELIKTRYPKDTLDVIVFGNDAWQIEIKDLPYLQVGPYHTNTVAGLELAMDLLRRRKNPNKQIFMITDGKPTCLKVGIKYYKNAFGIDSKILNETLKLAAQCRKLKIPITTFMIASDPYLKEFVKEFTKVNNGNAYYSSLKGLGNLIFEDYRRNRTKKL, encoded by the coding sequence ATGAAAGGTTTCCGATTTACAAAATATATTCCGCCAAAGGATCCAGAGAAAAACACCTTCGAAAACCTGTTCAATATTTTCCTTCAATTGGTCACTATGACCGGGGGAGATGTGGCAGAAGCGCTGTCCTGGTTGAGCAATCTGGACAAAAGGTATCAGCTAACCAATCCTAGTTATGGGATAGGTGACTTCATTGAGGACCTAAAGAGCAAAGGTTACCTAACTGAGGAAAACCAAAAGGGGGAAATCAAAATCACTCCGAAAGCGGAACAAAGTATACGAAAAAATGCCCTAGAAGAAATTTTCGGAAAATTGAAACGGTCCAAAGGCGGACAGCATAAAACAACCCATTCGGGTCCAGGCGATGAAAAGGGGACGGATAGAAGGCCCTACAGCTTTGGGGATGGCCTTGACCAAATAGCCCTTACTGATTCTATACGAAATGCCCAGGTAAATCATGGCTTTTCAGGAGATTATCTGCTTACAGAGGATGACCTGGAGGTGGTGGAAAATGAATACAGAACCCAAACCTCTACTGTCTTGATGATTGACATCAGCCATTCTATGATATTATATGGAGAAGACAGGATAACCCCTGCCAAAAAAGTAGCCATGGCATTGGCCGAACTCATCAAGACCAGGTACCCAAAAGACACTTTGGATGTGATCGTCTTTGGAAACGATGCCTGGCAGATTGAAATCAAAGACCTTCCCTATTTACAAGTGGGACCATACCACACCAATACTGTCGCAGGATTGGAACTTGCAATGGATTTGCTTCGGAGGAGAAAAAACCCTAACAAGCAAATTTTTATGATTACAGATGGAAAACCTACCTGTTTAAAAGTCGGGATAAAATATTATAAAAACGCATTTGGCATTGACAGCAAAATTCTGAACGAAACCCTAAAACTTGCCGCCCAGTGTAGGAAATTGAAGATTCCAATCACCACATTTATGATTGCCTCTGATCCTTACCTCAAAGAATTTGTAAAAGAATTTACCAAAGTCAACAATGGAAACGCTTATTACAGTAGTTTGAAAGGATTGGGAAATCTGATTTTTGAAGACTACAGAAGAAACAGGACTAAAAAACTCTAA
- a CDS encoding methyltransferase RsmF C-terminal domain-like protein, which translates to MSSIQLPEAFEERMKDFLGEEEFFKFKQSLENEPKTSIRLNPFKNVKEIGNLSKVPWSNWGYYLEDRPSFTLDPLFHAGAYYVQEASSMFLEHILHYLQVPKNGIFLDLAAAPGGKSTLLGSYLGEEGFLVANEVIKARASILKENIIKWGIGNTLVTQNDPEHFSNLEGFFDLVLVDAPCSGEGMFRKDPDARNEWSPEHVNLCAMRQERIMDQAGALVRAGGYLIYSTCTFNEQENEDMLRFICSEFSYEPVKLPLESSWGIVESELETECKSFYGYRFYPHKVDGEGLFICVLKRSEDAYSQDPQKGKDFKHPFIKSEGKTISQKLIETLGLPESSSIYSLQGSYFRIPGQFQQHFEFLTRFLNIKYFGVELGKFNKDQFVPTHEWAVSIFPKKGFATFELNEIQALEFLRKEETHLSGAPEGWVLVTFKQLPLGWIKNLGNRTNNNYPKEWRIRMK; encoded by the coding sequence ATGTCATCAATCCAACTTCCTGAAGCTTTTGAAGAAAGAATGAAAGATTTCCTTGGTGAAGAGGAGTTTTTTAAATTCAAACAATCTCTGGAAAATGAACCCAAAACTTCCATTCGTTTAAATCCTTTCAAAAATGTGAAGGAAATCGGGAATTTGTCCAAGGTTCCCTGGTCCAATTGGGGGTATTATTTGGAAGACCGTCCTAGCTTTACCTTGGATCCTTTATTTCATGCCGGCGCATATTATGTTCAGGAAGCCTCATCCATGTTTTTGGAGCATATTCTGCACTACTTACAGGTCCCCAAAAATGGAATCTTTCTGGACCTGGCAGCAGCGCCCGGGGGCAAATCTACCTTATTGGGTAGCTATCTGGGAGAGGAAGGATTTCTTGTAGCCAATGAAGTCATTAAAGCCAGGGCCTCCATCCTGAAAGAAAACATCATCAAATGGGGCATTGGGAACACCTTGGTTACTCAAAATGACCCGGAACACTTTTCAAACCTAGAAGGTTTTTTTGACCTTGTGCTTGTAGATGCACCATGCTCCGGAGAAGGTATGTTCAGAAAAGATCCCGATGCGCGAAATGAATGGTCACCCGAGCATGTGAATCTATGCGCCATGAGACAGGAAAGGATCATGGACCAGGCTGGAGCCCTTGTCAGGGCGGGTGGCTATCTCATATACAGCACCTGCACATTCAATGAACAGGAAAATGAGGATATGCTTCGGTTTATTTGCTCAGAGTTTTCCTATGAACCGGTAAAACTACCTTTGGAATCTTCTTGGGGCATTGTAGAATCCGAATTGGAAACAGAATGCAAATCCTTTTATGGATATAGATTTTACCCTCATAAAGTTGATGGTGAAGGATTATTTATCTGCGTTTTAAAGAGGTCTGAAGACGCGTACAGCCAAGACCCCCAAAAAGGCAAGGATTTTAAACATCCATTTATCAAGTCAGAAGGTAAAACCATCAGCCAAAAACTTATTGAAACCTTAGGCCTTCCGGAAAGCTCATCCATTTACAGTCTTCAGGGGAGTTATTTTAGGATTCCCGGACAGTTTCAGCAGCACTTTGAATTTCTGACCCGATTCCTGAACATCAAATATTTTGGGGTGGAATTGGGAAAATTCAACAAGGACCAATTTGTGCCGACACATGAATGGGCAGTCAGCATTTTTCCCAAAAAGGGATTCGCAACATTTGAATTAAATGAAATACAAGCGCTGGAATTTCTTAGAAAAGAAGAAACCCATCTATCTGGGGCTCCGGAAGGATGGGTTTTGGTTACATTTAAACAGCTCCCTTTGGGATGGATCAAGAATCTTGGGAACAGAACAAATAACAATTATCCCAAAGAGTGGCGGATCCGGATGAAGTAA
- a CDS encoding magnesium chelatase: MEYHKLSSKDLLKIKTLGELKASGYQPISIKEELRKNLIHKIKQKEQVFEGIWGYEDTVIPDIERAILSKHNINLLGLRGQAKTRIARMMTHLLDEYIPVVQGSELNDDPLAPLSSFSKELIHTKGDQTPITWWHREDRYTEKLATPDVSVADLIGDVDPIKAATLKLSYNDERVIHYGLVPRSNRSIFVINELPDLQARIQVALFNILQEGDIQIRGFKLRLPLDIQFVFTANPEDYTNRGSIVTPLKDRIESQIITHYPKSIEIGKRITAQEARLEGKPVEKIHVPELMRDLIEQIAIEARKSEYVDEKSGVSARLTISAFENLISAAERRLYLNDEEDTVVRISDLIGVIPAITGKVELVYEGEQEGAGLVAYNLIGKAIRTLFTDYFPSPEQKKKEKEGNPYVIPLAWFGEGNTLDILASTSNKDYKSSLHKVPGLENLVTSMVKNLPEKEKEFYMEFLLHGLSEYSQLSKKLLDTGMQFKDLFSSMFDMGASDEDFDEEDGF; this comes from the coding sequence ATGGAATACCACAAATTATCGTCCAAAGACTTATTGAAAATAAAAACCCTTGGAGAATTAAAGGCTTCAGGATATCAGCCCATTTCAATCAAGGAGGAGCTTAGAAAGAATTTGATTCATAAAATCAAGCAAAAAGAGCAGGTCTTTGAAGGGATTTGGGGGTATGAAGACACGGTTATCCCAGACATTGAAAGGGCCATTCTTTCCAAGCACAACATCAATTTGCTTGGGCTAAGAGGACAGGCCAAGACCCGGATTGCAAGGATGATGACTCATTTATTGGATGAATACATTCCGGTAGTGCAAGGGTCTGAACTTAATGATGATCCATTAGCGCCCTTATCCTCTTTTTCCAAGGAATTGATCCATACCAAAGGTGATCAAACTCCCATTACCTGGTGGCATAGGGAAGACAGGTATACAGAAAAACTGGCCACACCTGATGTGTCTGTTGCTGACCTTATCGGAGATGTAGATCCCATCAAAGCCGCTACCCTTAAACTCTCCTACAATGATGAAAGAGTCATCCACTATGGACTGGTTCCCAGATCCAATAGATCGATTTTTGTCATTAATGAACTTCCTGATCTTCAGGCAAGGATACAGGTAGCCCTTTTTAATATCCTACAAGAAGGAGATATACAGATAAGAGGGTTCAAATTAAGGTTGCCATTGGACATTCAATTTGTTTTCACTGCCAACCCTGAAGATTATACCAATAGAGGTTCTATTGTCACTCCCCTGAAAGACAGGATAGAGAGCCAGATCATTACGCATTATCCAAAATCCATTGAAATAGGAAAAAGGATCACTGCACAAGAAGCCAGGCTGGAGGGAAAACCTGTAGAAAAAATCCATGTGCCTGAATTGATGCGGGACCTTATCGAACAGATTGCGATCGAGGCCAGGAAAAGTGAATATGTGGATGAAAAAAGTGGAGTTTCTGCCAGGCTCACTATTTCTGCTTTTGAAAATTTAATTTCTGCTGCAGAGCGAAGGCTTTACCTGAATGATGAAGAAGATACCGTGGTCAGGATTTCGGACCTTATCGGTGTGATTCCAGCCATCACTGGAAAAGTGGAATTGGTATATGAAGGAGAACAGGAAGGTGCCGGCCTTGTCGCTTACAACCTGATCGGTAAAGCCATCAGGACACTGTTCACGGACTATTTCCCTTCCCCGGAACAAAAGAAGAAAGAAAAGGAAGGCAACCCTTATGTAATTCCTTTGGCCTGGTTTGGAGAAGGAAATACTTTGGATATTTTGGCTTCCACTAGCAATAAAGACTACAAAAGCAGTCTACATAAAGTCCCCGGATTGGAAAACCTGGTCACCAGCATGGTCAAGAACTTACCAGAAAAGGAAAAAGAATTTTACATGGAATTCCTGCTTCACGGGCTATCTGAATATAGCCAATTAAGTAAAAAACTCCTGGATACCGGCATGCAGTTCAAAGACCTGTTCAGCTCCATGTTTGACATGGGTGCATCGGATGAGGATTTTGATGAAGAAGATGGGTTTTAA